One window from the genome of Eucalyptus grandis isolate ANBG69807.140 chromosome 7, ASM1654582v1, whole genome shotgun sequence encodes:
- the LOC104453000 gene encoding LOW QUALITY PROTEIN: probable disease resistance RPP8-like protein 2 (The sequence of the model RefSeq protein was modified relative to this genomic sequence to represent the inferred CDS: deleted 2 bases in 2 codons), with product MQHRAVAIKHFFYLRREYTPVDFPITPFFSSWGAFLVSADSEQCNTNGRVCCFVRGGENRKPAHQRGQILEGVEGKVKDLHSALRQVQALLRDVDARRERKEAVEECVAQLRDFAYDAEDVIERYYLKAALTEGQNIIKAYACFKAKCSCVQVHEAGTEIEGLKSRISEIGDKMQKYGIQPLNESECETAASTPERTYAHFEEEDFVGREDHIKVLVNELLKDGNNRVISICGMGGLGKTTLAKKVFAHDKVKKHFDGFAWACISQKYRVRDILEGILAKLNPDQREGVTKMKDDELFETLYMTQKQKRCIVVLDDIWTEQAWVGLRNAFPTKDTRSKLLITTSGELGSAKEEGLVVEISSDGSRVGQDIVAGQAVEDIAKQSEIEGQIPGFVSLNANNGARGISVEDVAKQYALEESFLSILNIQQDNETENCSASMAIKVESSCKIRRLSLTRNVIPSLKASRRTLVHLRTLMSFEGDKWEPKQFQSIFKDYKFLRILKLENVNVMGSLPRSVGDLVHLRFLSLVGSRFNDLPQSMGNLVSMEFLDLGVDTLVSMPNVLWKMRRLRYLRLPYNFDVKEKFHWGRKKLRLGTLKNLRTLRNFSLKKCDVNDVGKLTNLQKLTVCDNFHPIELEIFLQLAEFNLNYLQSLSFYSQNHHFLWTEGGLNKMSNYPYSCKLSIFGNIEKLLEHKSLPEQLRKLVLINSKLEEDPMPILEKLPHLVFLMLGCDAFLGKEMVCSAGGFPQLKHLFFGELRNLEEWRAAEGAVPHLSRLGIFDCPKLKVVPSHVSTYNGSDEILKEHDKSIMREMLMLLAKGGPQLSYAREKIFEGK from the exons ATGCAGCATCGAGCTGTTGCTATCAAGCATTTCTTCTACCTACGGAGAGAATATACACCTGTAGACTTCCCCATTActccattcttttcttcttggggTGCTTTTCTTGTGTCGGCGGAT TCTGAGCAGTGCAATACCAATGGCCGAGTCTGTTGTTTCGTTCGTGGTGGAGAAAATAGGAAACCTGCTCATCAACGAGGTCAAATTCTTGAGGGAGTGGAGGGCAAGGTCAAGGACCTGCACAGCGCGCTGAGGCAGGTCCAGGCCTTGCTGAGGGATGTGGATGCAAGACGAGAGCGCAAGGAAGCTGTAGAAGAATGTGTCGCACAACTCCGAGACTTTGCCTATGATGCTGAGGACGTCATCGAGAGATACTACCTCAAAGCGGCGCTGACGGAGGGACAGAACATCATCAAAGCGTATGCTTGCTTCAAGGCGAAGTGCTCGTGCGTGCAGGTTCATGAGGCGGGGACAGAGATCGAGGGCTTAAAATCCAGAATTTCTGAAATTGGTGATAAGATGCAGAAATATGGCATACAGCCTCTGAATGAGAGCGAATGCGAAACCGCG GCTTCGACGCCAGAACGGACTTATGCCCATTTCGAGGAGGAAGATTTTGTCGGGAGGGAAGATCATATCAAGGTGTTGGTGAACGAGCTGTTGAAGGATGGA AACAACAGAGTTATTTCCATTTGTGGAATGGGTGGTTTGGGTAAAACCACTCTTGCTAAGAAAGTCTTTGCTCATGACAAAGTGAAGAAGCATTTTGATGGTTTTGCTTGGGCTTGCATATCTCAAAAGTACCGTGTGAGGGATATCTTGGAGGGAATTCTTGCTAAGTTGAACCCTGATCAAAGAGAAGGGGTTACGAAGATGAAAGATGACGAATTGTTTGAAACTTTATACAtgacccaaaaacaaaagagatgtATTGTGGTTCTTGACGATATTTGGACCGAACAGGCATGGGTTGGTCTTAGAAACGCATTCCCGACCAAGGACACGAGAAGCAAGCTATTGATAACAACTTC AGGAGAGCTGGGTTCTGCTAAAGAAGAAG GATTAGTTGTTGAAATTTCTTCTGATGGATCCAGAGTTGGTCAAGATATTGTTGCGGGCCAAGCTGTAGAAGATATTGCAAAACAGTCAGAGATAGAGGGACAAATACCGG GTTTTGTGTCGCTGAATGCAAACAACGGAGCGAGAGGAATTTCGGTGGAAGATGTAGCAAAGCAATAT GCTCTAGAAGAGAGTTTTCTAAGCATTCTTAACATTCAACAGGACAATGAGACGGAGAATTGTTCTGCTTCAATGGCAATAAAAGTCGAGTCAAGTTGCAAAATACGAAGGCTTTCTCTTACTAGAAATGTGATTCCGAGCTTAAAAGCATCAAGAAGGACTCTGGTCCACCTTCGAACTCTCATGTCCTTCGAAGGCGACAAATGGGAGCCGAAGCAATTTCAATCTATTTTCAAAGACTATAAGTTTCTCAGAATTCTGAAACTAGAGAACGTTAATGTGATGGGAAGCTTACCTAGATCAGTGGGAGACCTAGTTCATTTGAGATTCTTAAGTTTAGTAGGTAGTAGGTTTAATGACTTGCCGCAATCTATGGGGAACCTTGTAAGTATGGAATTCTTGGACTTGGGAGTAGATACCTTAGTTTCCATGCCAAATGTGTTGTGGAAGATGAGAAGGTTGAGGTATCTCCGTCTTCCTTACAACTTTGACGTCAAGGAGAAATTCCATTGGGGCCGGAAGAAGTTGCGGTTGGGCACTTTAAAGAATCTACGGACATTGAGAAACTTCAGTCTGAAGAAATGTGATGTGAACGATGTAGGCAAGCTTACCAATCTGCAAAAATTGACCGTCTGTGACAACTTTCATCCTATCGAGCTAGAGATATTTCTGCAACTTGCTGAATTCAATTTGAATTATCTTCAATCCTTGTCTTTTTATTcccaaaatcatcattttttatgGACTGAAGGTGGATTGAATAAAATGTCAAACTATCCCTATTCTTGTAAGCTATCCATTTTTGGAAATATAGAGAAGTTACTAGAACATAAAAGTCTACCTGAGCAATTGAGGAAGCTGgtcttaataaattctaaactCGAAGAAGATCCGATGCCAATATTGGAGAAAttgcctcacttggtttttcTCATGCTGGGATGTGATGCTTTCTTGGGAAAGGAAATGGTTTGCTCTGCAGGAGGCTTTCCTCAACTCaagcatttattttttggtgaatTACGAAATCTGGAGGAGTGGAGGGCCGCTGAAGGAGCCGTGCCTCATCTTTCTCGATTAGGGATCTTCGATTGTCCCAAATTGAAGGTGGTACCTTCACATGTCTCTACATATAACGGTTCGGACGAAATACTCAAGGAGCACGATAAGAGCATAATGAGAGAGATGTTGATGTTGCTGGCCAAGGGTGGCCCCCAGCTGTCCTACGcgagagagaaaatattcgagggaaaatga
- the LOC104444022 gene encoding 26S proteasome non-ATPase regulatory subunit 8 homolog A isoform X2 yields the protein MIFFQLKPYYTNAGGRIPPSPQEYPILGLNLLRLLVQNGIAEFPTKLELLSCATLQNPCIEHAVELEQSFLEGAYNRVLSARQTVPHETYVYFMDLLAKTVRNIPSGRLREGLHISRRQKNLYL from the exons atgattttttttcaactgAAGCCTTATTATACAAATGCGGG TGGCCGTATTCCACCATCTCCTCAAGAGTACCCTATTTTAGGTCTCAACCTGTTGAGACTCCTTGTACAGAATGGAATAGCTGAGTTCCCTACCAAACTTGAATTGCTTTCATGTGCCACCCTACAGAACCCTTGCATCGAGCATGCTGTTGAGTTGGAGCAATCCTTCCTGGAAGGGGCCTATAATCGTGTTTTGAGTGCTAGGCAGACGGTGCCTCATGagacttatgtttattttatggACCTTCTGGCCAAGACAGTCAG GAACATCCCGAGCGGGAGATTAAGAGAGGGTTTGCATATTTCCAGAAGGCAAAAGAATCTGTACCTTTGA
- the LOC104444022 gene encoding 26S proteasome non-ATPase regulatory subunit 8 homolog A isoform X1, with amino-acid sequence MIFFQLKPYYTNAGGRIPPSPQEYPILGLNLLRLLVQNGIAEFPTKLELLSCATLQNPCIEHAVELEQSFLEGAYNRVLSARQTVPHETYVYFMDLLAKTVRDEIARCSKKAYDYLSISDARQMLLCFSDQELAEYVKEVKLMRGL; translated from the exons atgattttttttcaactgAAGCCTTATTATACAAATGCGGG TGGCCGTATTCCACCATCTCCTCAAGAGTACCCTATTTTAGGTCTCAACCTGTTGAGACTCCTTGTACAGAATGGAATAGCTGAGTTCCCTACCAAACTTGAATTGCTTTCATGTGCCACCCTACAGAACCCTTGCATCGAGCATGCTGTTGAGTTGGAGCAATCCTTCCTGGAAGGGGCCTATAATCGTGTTTTGAGTGCTAGGCAGACGGTGCCTCATGagacttatgtttattttatggACCTTCTGGCCAAGACAGTCAG AGATGAAATTGCTAGATGTAGCAAGAAAGCATATGACTATTTGTCAATTAGTGATGCAAGGCAAATGTTGCTATGCTTCTCTGACCAAGAACTTGCGGAATATGTCAAGGAGGTAAAATTAATGAGAGGACTTTAG